The following coding sequences are from one Haliotis asinina isolate JCU_RB_2024 chromosome 3, JCU_Hal_asi_v2, whole genome shotgun sequence window:
- the LOC137276971 gene encoding BDNF/NT-3 growth factors receptor-like, protein MFNSVTQWRKLWCFVVHVLVIGLHVHACWGCTTSHLHNGAYKLACVTPDVNVNTIPSIQDLQVRENITKIEILSQNNLTRIRKDDLKPYESLQELVIKYSGVRFIEDGAFETNTQLNKINLEHNKLETFSRFLVSHLHIIELNLNENPLVCSCNMQWLKLKQRSNSKFLDNQRIMCIQDGVKRHISEMENPDCETPHVYASPSEISINASQDAVFICKGTGSPKPDVRWKLKNLVSNYTISTEDTANETVKELRVWNVSSSDHNNLPRCIVENEVDNVSAQVEILVNSAPRLEITKVNMTINEATDQKLKYAVHGWPEPSIQWLFNNKVLNRKGIFGSNFTIYPGLVRGSLEFDAANYQYGGTYTIIVNNTYGRDQRNIYISGNQNKIPRPRHFLQTDNRLGVYPPWHPERPRPFPNKPPFLPKVTSTSQPKVKNTDDFKITVIVTASATAIILAFTITLVVCIRRHRRKINRQATFHNRNKGVVGPKVTKGGLLLEAAPLNSLHLIENPNYMQKTAYRNNSTLKTIRPETICFLRELGEGAFGRVYLGTCTGLVEEGEVTLIAIKTLKDASSESVMKDFDREAELLANLQHDNIVTFYGVSQNNENYMMIFEFMSNGDLNNYLRSHGPDSSVICKGAQQNTALTITQLLHISNQIATGMDYLASQHFVHRDMATRNCLVDDKLIVKIGDFGMSRDVYSTDYYRVGGTAMLPVRWMPPESLLYRTFTVESDVWSFGVVMWEIFTYGKQPYYELSNIEVIQCIQNGHLLDCPQICPDDVYKMMLGCWKRQPTERLTMKEIHKRLDSLCLKEPTYLDLIA, encoded by the exons ATGTTTAATTCTGTGACACAGTGGAGGAAGTTATGGTGCtttgttgtgcacgtgcttgtGATTGGCTTGCACGTGCATGCGTGTTGGGGATGCACGACATCCCACCTACACAATGGAGCATATAAGCTTGCGTGTGTGACTCCCGATGTGAATGTGAATACAATCCCCTCTATCCAGGATCTTCAAGTGAGAGAAAATATTACCAAAAT AGAGATTCTCAGTCAGAATAACTTGACAAGAATAAGAAAAGATGACCTCAAGCCGTACGAAAGTTTGCAAGAGCT TGTTATAAAATACAGTGGTGTTCGGTTTATAGAAGATGGagcttttgaaacaaatacacaactgaataaaat CAACCTTGAACACAACAAACTGGAGACGTTCTCTCGATTCCTTGTGAGTCACCTGCATATCATTGAGCT GAACCTCAATGAAAACCCTCTGGTGTGCAGCTGCAACATGCAATGGCTGAAACTAAAACAGAGATCTAACTCCAAGTTCTTGGACAATCAACGGATAATGTGTATACAGGATGGGGTCAAACGCCACATATCTGAGATGGAGAACCCAGATTGTG AAACACCACACGTATACGCGTCCCCCTCTGAAATATCAATCAACGCCTCTCAGGACGCTGTGTTTATATGTAAAGGAACCGGAAGTCCTAAACCGGATGTCAGATGGAAATTGAAGAATCTGGTTTCTAATTACACGATCAGCACGGAGGACACCGCCAATGAGACGGTGAAGGAACTGAGAGTGTGGAATGTCAGCTCTTCTGACCACAACAACCTCCCTCGGTGCATTGTGGAGAATGAAGTCGATAACGTGTCAGCTCAAGTTGAAATACTTGTCAATT CTGCTCCTCGGTTGGAAATCACAAAGGTGAACATGACCATCAACGAAGCCACGGACCAGAAACTAAAATATGCAGTCCACGGCTGGCCCGAGCCTTCTATTCAGTGGTTGTTTAATAACAAAGTTCTGAACAGGAAAGGGATATTCGGCTCCAACTTCACGATCTATCCTGGCCTAGTGCGGGGCTCTCTAGAATTTGATGCAGCAAATTACCAATACGGCGGAACATACACCATCATCGTCAACAATACTTATGGAAGGGACCAAAGAAATATCTACATATCAGGGaatcaaaataaaatac CCAGACCTCGACATTTCCTGCAAACGGACAATAGACTAGGAGTTTACCCTCCAt GGCATCCTGAGAGACCCCGCCCTTTTCCGAACAAACCACCCTTTCTGCCTAAAGTGACAAGCACTTCACAACCCAAAGTGAAGAATACAGACGACTTTAAAATA ACAGTTATCGTCACAGCATCTGCAACAGCAATCATCCTGGCGTTCACGATAACGCTCGTCGTTTGTATACGTCGGCACAGAAGAAAGATCAATCGTCAGGCGACATTCCACAATCGGAACAAGGGGGTCGTGGGTCCGAAGGTCACCAAGGGCGGACTACTCCTAGAAGCAGCACCTCTCAACAGTCTTCATTTGATTGAAAACCCTAACTATATGCAAAAAACAGCTTACAGGAATAATTcaa cACTGAAAACCATTCGTCCAGAAACAATATGTTTTTTGCGAGAACTTGGAGAAGGTGCGTTTGGACGCGTTTATCTTGGAACGTGCACTGGGCTTGTTGAAgaaggggaagtaactctcatCGCAATCAAGACTCTCAAAGATGCATCAAGTGAATCAGTGATGAAAGACTTTGACAGAGAGGCAGAGCTACTGGCTAACCTCCAACATGACAATATTGTGACATTTTATGGAGTTTCCCAAAACAATGAGAACTATATGATGATATTCGAGTTCATGTCCAATGGAGATTTaaataactatttgag ATCCCACGGTCCGGACTCGTCAGTGATTTGTAAAGGAGCCCAACAGAACACTGCGCTCACCATCACTCAGCTTTTGCACATCTCCAACCAGATCGCTACCGGCATGGACTACTTGGCATCACAGCACTTCGTGCACCGCGACATGGCCACCAGGAACTGTCTGGTTGACGACAAGCTCATAGTGAAGATAGGGGATTTTGGCATGTCACGGGATGTTTACAGCACCGACTACTACAGG GTCGGCGGAACAGCCATGTTGCCAGTACGCTGGATGCCTCCGGAGAGTCTATTGTATCGAACCTTCACAGTGGAGTCTGATGTGTGGAGTTTCGGAGTTGTAATGTGGGAGATCTTCACATACGGAAAACAGCCTTACTACGAACTCTCCAATATTGAG GTCATACAATGCATTCAGAACGGGCACCTGCTCGACTGCCCCCAGATATGTCCAGATGACGTGTATAAAATGATGCTGGGATGTTGGAAGCGGCAGCCGACGGAGAGGCTGACAATGAAGGAAATCCACAAACGCCTTGACAGTCTGTGTCTCAAGGAACCAACCTATCTGGACTTAATTGCATGA